Proteins co-encoded in one Podospora pseudoanserina strain CBS 124.78 chromosome 7 map unlocalized CBS124.78p_7, whole genome shotgun sequence genomic window:
- the KTI12 gene encoding kti12, chromatin associated (BUSCO:EOG09263L9T; COG:F; EggNog:ENOG503NVJV): protein MPLIILTGLPTSGKSHRAAQLQTYLAERIASSNPPSPYRLHLISDETQSVSRTVYDLDPSSLPAHVRSANASEKDARASIYAAVKRVLSPKDIVILDGMNYIKGWRYQLHCEAKNLATPSVILQIGCPVDKARRINEERLRTEGGVEGYSTGNWDNLVFRYEEPNPMTRWDSPLFTVIWDDDEEQARRVYEQIWDSVAGEGAKKKVIPNKSTVQRDKDPGGDYLYVLEKETQDIVKRILEKQNEAGEGGTVRLPKVNGGDDGGEELVLELPGRKLGLAQLQRYRRAFVGLNRGGIGLEGVGKLAAGRLRESFVGYLNDAFEKDG from the exons ATGCCT CTAATAATCCTTACCGGCCTCCCCACCTCAGGCAAATCCCACCGAGCCGCCCAGCTACAAACCTACCTCGCCGAGCgcatcgcctcctccaaccccccatccccctaccgcctccacctcatcTCAGACGAAACCCAGTCCGTCTCCCGCACCGTCTACGAcctcgacccctcctccctccctgcCCACGTCCGCAGCGCAAACGCCTCCGAAAAGGACGCCCGCGCCTCCATCTACGCCGCCGTCAAGCGAGTCCTATCCCCAAAAGATATCGTCATCCTCGATGGCATGAATTACATCAAGGGGTGGCGGTATCAGCTCCATTGTGAAGCAAAAAACCTCGCTACACCGTCGGTGATATTACAGATAGGATGCCCTGTCGacaaggcgaggaggattaATGAGGAGAGGTTACGGACTGAGGGTGGGGTGGAAGGTTACTCAACTGGGAACTGGGACAATCTGGTGTTTCGGTATGAGGAGCCGAATCCCATGACGAGGTGGGACTCGCCGTTGTTTACGGTTatttgggatgatgatgaggagcaggcgaggagggtgtaCGAGCAGATATGGGATAgtgttgctggggagggggccaagaagaaggttaTACCCAATAAGAGTACCGTGCAGAGGGATAAGGATCCCGGGGGGGATTATTTGTAtgtgttggagaaggagacgcAGGATATTGTGAAGAGGATATTGGAAAAGCAAAatgaggcgggggagggggggacggTGAGGTTGCCGAAGGTGaatgggggggatgatgggggggaggagttggtgttggagttgCCCGGGAGGAAGCTGGGGTTGGCGCAGTTGCAGAGATATAGGAGGGCGTTTGTGGGGTTGAATAGGGGTGGGATTGGactggaaggggttgggaagttggcggcggggaggttgagggagagttTTGTCGGGTATCTGAATGATGCTTTTGAGAAGGATGGGTGA
- the TIM9 gene encoding protein transporter tim9 (COG:U; EggNog:ENOG503P5N0; BUSCO:EOG09265L8N), which produces MDGLTNSEQQILADRIQKRQMKQFMGIFGNLVDSCFTSCVDDFQSKALSGRETGCLSRCVSKWMATNERMGERFAELNAAEMERQQRGGR; this is translated from the exons ATGGACGG CCTCACAAACTCCGAACAGCAAATCCTCGCCGACCGCATCCAAAAGCGGCAGATGAAGCAGTTTATGGGC ATCTTTGGCAACCTAGTAGACTCCTGCTTCACCTCCTGCGTCGACGACTTCCAGTCCAAAGCCCTTTCCGGCCGCGAGACCGGCTGCCTGTCCCGCTGCGTCTCCAAGTGGATGGCGACCAACGAGCGGATGGGCGAGCGGTTCGCCGAGCTGAATGCTGCTGAGATGGAGAGGCAGCAGAGGGGGGGTCGTTGA
- a CDS encoding uncharacterized protein (COG:Z; EggNog:ENOG503P1UM), with protein sequence MAMPFKPSPLGYGSPRTSPFRRPVSPGSPNTLRQTTPTASPTKTAGPPSPVLDFKSSRASPGRELPTPQARLSPRPVASKTGPVGHGSAMSQLQPSQVRTLREGFQILDRDSDGVVNREDVVDMLNQLGLPSNASEVTQFFPPSAPQTMTMALFMNSIAGSLAALSPSAELLSAFSAFDDDDSGQIDVAELRDALLNTAPEPGQQPLTSLDVEKVINGFTSRRAFTKSKTGGGLGKRGEVFRYQDFVNSVVGNNTGSERASEDSEEA encoded by the exons ATG GCCATGCCATTCAAACCATCCCCGCTGGGCTATGGGTCGCCCCGGACTTCACCTTTCCGTCGCCCAGTGTCGCCAGGATCTCCCAACACACTACGTCAGACCACACCCACCGCATCGCCAACAAAGACAGCAGGTCCCCCGAGTCCAGTGCTAGACTTCAAATCCTCACGAGCCTCTCCGGGTCGCGAACTGCCAACTCCACAAGCTCGCCTTTCTCCCAGACCTGTAGCATCCAAGACCGGGCCAGTAGGTCACGGGAGCGCCATGTCTCAATTACAGCCGTCGCAAGTCAGAACGTTGCGAGAGGGATTCCAGATTCTGGATAGAGACAGCGATGGTGTTGTGAATAGGGAGGATGTCGTGGATATGTTGAACCAATTGG GTCTTCCATCAAACGCGTCAGAGGTCACCCAATTCTTCCCTCCCTCGGCGCCACAAACAATGACGATGGCTTTGTTCATGAACTCGATAGCAGGTTCTCTGGCGGCTCTGTCGCCCAGCGCCGAGCTCCTATCGGCCTTCTCGGCatttgacgacgacgatagCGGGCAGATTGACGTGGCCGAGCTTCGGGACGCGCTGCTCAACACGGCGCCCGAGCCGGGCCAGCAGCCGTTGACATCGCTAGACGTCGAAAAGGTAATCAACGGTTTCACCAGCCGTCGAGCCTTCACCAAGAGCAAGACGGGTGGCGGGCTGGGCAAGCGGGGGGAAGTATTCCGGTACCAGGATTTTGTAAACTCGGTGGTTGGAAACAACACGGGCAGCGAACGGGCGTCGGAAGATTCAGAGGAGGCGTAA
- the TNA1 gene encoding High-affinity nicotinic acid transporter (COG:G; EggNog:ENOG503NU7U) produces the protein MASQPQVPPPGPPHQDEEKAAHRHHTGSSSSSSLGITPTAPAPVTCPSHTTPRRLTTKIDLHLVPFVIILYLMAFLDRVNIANARAFGLETDLGLSGTQFNTALTIFFVPYILFEIPSNILLKKISPRIWLSGCCIGFGFITMMQGLVQNYAGILTTRFLLGLFECGMFPGCFYLLGMWYRREEAQKRFSLFFSSTSLAGAFGGLLASGLGSMDYMRGYRGWRWIFLIEGAATVVIGAIFLFTFPGFVEEATWLRDDERDYIKARLHADQGHSAAERSITLKDVGKVMSDYKVWLGGFMYFGIIVPAYSYAYFSPTIVQSYGYDKIQTQLHSVPPWAVAFVFAMVIATASDWLKHRFLFTVLPICISISGFAILLNVHDNLPVQYAALVLICMGMYSAMPIQVCWFNMNLGGHHRRAVGSAWQIGFGNIGGIIATYSFVGGDFRKGYIICVSFICLSALSCIIYAVSIMAENRKKANQTLPEGMTEQEKVELGDLNPDFKYML, from the exons ATGGCGTCTCAACCTCAAG TCCCTCCACCAGGGCCACCACAccaagatgaagaaaagGCCGCTCACCGTCACCacaccggctcctcctcctcctcctctctaGGCATCACCCCCACCGCTCCCGCCCCCGTCACCTGTCCCTctcacaccaccccccgcaGACTGACAACCAAAATCgacctccacctcgtccccttcgtcatcatcctctacCTCATGGCCTTCCTCGACCGCGTCAACATCGCCAACGCCCGCGCTTTCGGCCTCGAAACCGACCTGGGCCTTTCGGGAACACAATTCAACACCGCACTCACAATCTTCTTCGTCCCTTACATCCTCTTTGAAATCCCCTCCAATATACTCCTGAAGAAAATCTCACCGAGGATATGGCTCAGCGGGTGCTGTATCGGCTTCGGGTTCATCACCATGATGCAAGGCCTTGTGCAGAACTACGCCGGGATTTTGACAACGAGATTCTTGCTGGGGTTGTTCGAGTGCGGCATGTTTCCTGGGTGTTTTTACCTGCTGGGGATGTGGTACAGACGAGAGGAGGCACAAAAGAGGTTTAGTTTGTTTTTCTCGAGCACGAGTTTGGCGGGGGCGTTCGGGGGGCTGTTGGCGAGCGGGTTAGGGAGTATGGATTATATGAGGGGGTAtagggggtggaggtggatttTCTTGATTGAGggggcggcgacggtggtgatTGGGGCGATctttttgtttacttttccTGGATttgtcgaggaggcg ACATGGCTCCGCGACGACGAAAGAGACTACATCAAAGCCCGTCTCCACGCTGACCAAGGCCACTCCGCCGCCGAGCGCAGCATCACCCTCAAGGACGTCGGCAAGGTCATGTCCGACTACAAGGTCTGGCTCGGCGGCTTCATGTACTTTGGCATTATTGTCCCCGCCTACTCGTACGCGTATTTCAGTCCCACCATTGTCCAGAGTTACGGCTACGACAAGATCCAGACCCAGCTTCACTCTGTGCCTCCCTGGGCAGTGGCGTTTGTCTTCGCCATGGTCATCGCCACGGCGTCAGACTGGCTGAAGCACAGGTTCTTGTTCACGGTTCTCCCGATCTGTATCTCGATCAGCGGGTTTGCGATTCTGCTGAATGTGCACGATAATTTGCCGGTGCAGTATGCGGCTTTGGTGCTGATTTGCATGGGCATGTACTCGGCGATGCCGATTCAGGTTTGTTGGTTTAATATGAACTTGGGTGGGCATCACCGGAGGGCTGTGGGGAGTGCGTGGCAGATTG GTTTCGGCAACATTGGCGGCATCATCGCTACATACTCGTTTGTTGGAGGCGACTTCAGGAAGGGGTACATCATCTGCGTGTCCTTCATCTGTCTGAGCGCTCTGTCGTGTATCATTTACGCGGTATCCATCATGGCTGAAAacaggaagaaggcgaaCCAGACTCTCCCTGAGGGCATGACGGAGCAGGAAAAGGTGGAGCTTGGG GATCTGAACCCCGATTTCAAGTATATGCTTTAA
- the SEC63 gene encoding secretory subunit (COG:U; EggNog:ENOG503NVTY), with protein MSTDYAYDEEGYLWPFFVFTLTLIITLPLTYILVKRSRDPAASFPRIRTSFKHKHTDVVDSLRKKEKRKDRKLWLIIAVAVGWVVMGYMLVLIQNTETPTQKLWNPYDILGISESATEKQIKSAYRKLSLKFHPDKIKPDASKNETMDDLNARYVEITKAHQALTDEEVRNNYIQYGNPDGKQGYSINIALPKAIVSDGNGKYVVLLYSALFGILLPYLVGSWWYGTLRRSKEGVLMESANRLFREYKDNIDEGGVISALSTGQEYDELFRGDKADSGLSKVESRILAEGELSPLAGGLSVKDKEKLEDLESGPQRKALALLWAYLGRVELDDPILEKAKFAVAPIAEALNKSLTAISLAYMNTAPLLSSYYASQLLIQALPPKSSPLLQLPHFTPATVKAVDGDSKVHTNVQDFMDRPDAKRRSLVVGKGLLTDEQYREAVSVAKQLPFFRVAKAYFKVTGEKFILPSSLVTLVVKGRFVPPGSENVPEIEPLDLEDIDPAEDDLDAILGRKAKKQIGKDEKGRPIYEETPDEPISAPLAASPYFARDHSPRWHVFLTDSKQGRVAVPPFTFAQFDKPIFEADGKTPTFAMQTLKAQFQAPPQAGHYTFVMHVVCDSYVGFDTKMEVTLIVEEASKAAEMEQVVEDEISEPEEDSLAGIMHAAKGGAPPKPKKKVVKESDEEDSDEESGTDEESDDTSDTNTDTEEEDN; from the exons ATGAGCACCGACTACGCCTACGACGAGGAGGGCTACCTCTGGCCCTTCTTCGTCTTTACCCTGAcgctcatcatcaccctcccacTTACATACATCCTCGTCAAGAGGTCGCGAGACCCCGCCGCCTCGTTCCCGCGCATTCGGACAAGCTTCAAACATAAACACACCGACGTTGTCGACTCATTAcgcaagaaggagaagcgcAAGGACCGCAAGCTATGGCTCATCATCGCCGTGGCCGTCGGCTGGGTTGTCATGGGCTACATGCTCGTCCTCATCCAGAACACCGAGACGCCAACGCAGAAGCTATGGAACCCATATGACATTCTCGGCATCTCCGAGTCGGCCACCGAGAAGCAGATCAAGAGCGCCTACAGGAAGCTGTCCCTCAAGTTCCACCCCGACAAGATCAAGCCTGATGCTTCCAAGAACGAGACCATGGACGATCTCAATGCCCGCTACGTCGAGATCACCAAGGCCCACCAGGCCTTGACCGACGAGGAGGTGCGCAACAACTATATCCAGTATGGTAACCCTGATGGCAAGCAGGGTTATAGCATCAACATTGCTTTGCCAAAGGCCATTGTGTCTGACGGCAATGGCAAGTATGTTGTGCTTCTGTACTCTGCGCTCTTTGGTATTCTGTTACCATACCTGGTTGGGTCATGGTGGTACGGGACGCTTAGACGGTCCAAGGAGGGCGTTCTCATGGAAAGCGCCAACCGGCTGTTCAGGGAGTACAAGGACAACATCGACGAGGGCGGCGTCATTAGCGCCCTCAGCACGGGTCAGGAATACGACGAGCTGTTCAGGGGCGACAAGGCCGATTCTGGCTTGTCCAAGGTTGAGTCCAGAATTCTTGCCGAGGGCGAGCTCTCTCCTCTCGCTGGCGGTCTTTctgtcaaggacaaggagaagttggaggatCTCGAAAGTGGCCCCCAACGCAAGGCCTTGGCACTTCTATGGGCCTACCTCGGACGCGTCGAGCTTGACGACCCCATCTTGGAGAAGGCTAAGTTCGCCGTCGCCCCAATTGCCGAAGCTCTCAACAAGTCTCTTACCGCCATCTCTCTTGCCTACATGAACACGGCTCCTCTCCTGTCTTCATACTACGCCAGCCAGCTCCTCATTCAGGCTCTCCCACCAAAATCTTCgccccttctccagcttcctcacTTTACTCCAGCGACTGTCAAGGCTGTCGATGGTGACTCCAAGGTTCACACCAACGTGCAGGACTTTATGGACAGGCCGGACGCTAAGCGCCGCAGCCTGGTTGTCGGCAAGGGTCTTCTCACTGATGAGCAATACCGCGAAGCCGTCTCTGTTGCTAAGCAGCTACCCTTCTTCCGCGTCGCCAAGGCATACTTCAAGGTTACTGGTGAAAAGTTCATTCTCCCCTCTTCTCTCGTCACACTCGTCGTCAAGGGCCGCTTCGTGCCACCAGGCAGCGAAAACGTGCCCGAGATTGAGCCATTGGATCTCGAGGATATCGACCCAGCCGAAGACGACCTTGACGCCATCCTTGGccgcaaggccaagaagcagattgGCAAGGACGAGAAGGGCAGACCCATTTACGAGGAGACCCCTGACGAGCCCATCTCTGCGCCATTGGCCGCGTCCCCATACTTTGCGCGCGACCACTCTCCAAGGTGGCACGTTTTCCTCACAGACTCGAAGCAAGGCCGTGTGGCGGTGCCACCATTTACCTTTGCGCAGTTTGACAAGCCGATCTTTGAGGCGGATGGCAAGACGCCTACTTTTGCGATGCAGACCCTGAAGGCGCAGTTCCAGGCGCCACCACAGGCGGGGCACTACACTTTTGTGATGCATGTGGTTTGCGACAGCTATGTCGGGTTTGACACCAAGATGGAGGTGACGCtgattgtggaggaggcgagcaaggctgccgagatggagcaggtggtggaggatgagattaGCGAACCGGAGGAGG ATTCTCTGGCGGGAATCATGCACGCCGCCAAGGGTGGTGCGCCACCaaagcccaagaagaaggtggtgaaggagagcgacgaggaggacagcGACGAGGAGAGCGGGACGGACGAGGAGAGCGATGATACCAGTGATACGAACACGGacacggaggaggaggataatTAG
- a CDS encoding uncharacterized protein (COG:O; EggNog:ENOG503NV1Y) — translation MKFFSKISKKPNSPDEEEPYAYEDLPPNYETVIQESQQQQQQQQQQQHPPSPTKAPTPKTSSSRSPTKKSHRSTSPPTRESKPPSSSSSSSRPSRSSARHATDPISSSSFRRKKIDPEEHPLNLPPEVRNKRFSELSGLSERKSMDVEKDPVNGGAAAAASGQQKPTAFPHTNSFTVPLSNGTDASANGAATPADEAVPAPPPHRSSPSSPVQSEAEQAESFKNDGNKFFKAGDYKHAIEFYTKAVVLQPNSATYLGNRAAAFMSACRWTEALQDCKKAVELDPHNIKILLRLARIYTSTGQPEEAIATFSRIQPAPSAKDTAPAKEMLRHIRAAQSALRDGTAASMVLHPLDMAEKLLGMGALKPRKWQLMRGEALLKMGDVNSLGEAQNIAMSLLRNNSRDPEALVLRGRALYATGENDKAVQHFRQALNCDPDFRDAIKWLRVVQKLDRMKEEGNSEYKAGRWQSAFDLYTKALEVDPANKGTNSKLYQNRALCRIKLKQYDEAIADCEKAVSLDPSYLKARKTKANALGLAEKWEAAVREWKAIHELDPEDRTVAKEVRRAELELKKSLRKDYYKILGIEKTATEQEIKKAYRKLAIVHHPDKNPGDAQAEARFKDISEAYENLSDPQKRERYDSGVDLQDPADMFGGGGGMHGGIDPEILFSMMGGGGPFGGGSGGGFPGGGFAFNGGGGQPRGGRGGFPHHFQYS, via the exons ATGAAGTTTTTCTCCAAAATCTCGAAGAAGCCCAACTCcccggacgaggaggaaccGTACGCTTACGAGGATCTTCCTCCAAACTACGAAACCGTCATCCAAGAgtcccaacagcagcagcagcagcagcagcagcagcagcaccctccctcgcccacaaAGGCGCCCACTCCCaaaacatcctcatcccGGTCCCCGACCAAAAAGTCACACCGGTCGACGTCGCCGCCCACGCGCGAGTCAaagccgccttcttcatcttcttcatcctcgagaCCCTCCCGCTCTTCTGCCCGGCACGCAACCGACCCCATCTCTTCGTCGTCCTTCCGCCGCAAGAAGATCGACCCCGAAGAGCATCCCCTCAACCTGCCTCCCGAGGTGCGCAACAAGCGTTTTTCCGAGCTGTCTGGCCTGAGCGAAAGAAAATCAATGGACGTCGAAAAAGACCCCGTGAATGGCGGCGCCGCTGCGGCTGCCTCTGGCCAGCAGAAGCCCACCGCTTTTCCTCACACCAACTCTTTCACGGTGCCTTTGAGCAACGGTACAGACGCCTCAGCAAACGGTGCTGCCACTCCGGCTGACGAGGCCGTCCCCGCTCCCCCGCCTCACCGGTCGTCGCCTTCCAGCCCCGTGCAATCAGAGGCTGAGCAGGCAGAGTCTTTCAAGAACGATGGCAACAAGTTTTTCAAGGCCGGCGATTACAAGCATGCTATTGAGTTCTATACCAAAG CTGTCGTTCTTCAGCCAAACTCGGCGACCTACCTGGGCAACCGGGCTGCTGCTTTTATGTCTGCGTGCAGATGGACTGAGGCTTTGCAAGACTGCAAGAAGGCCGTTGAGTTGGACCCTCACAACATCAAGATTTTGTTGCGCTTGGCTCGTATCtacaccagcaccggccaGCCAGAGGAGGCTATCGCTACCTTCAGCCGGATCCAGCCAGCACCATCAGCCAAGGACACGGCCCCGGCCAAGGAGATGCTCCGTCATATCAGAGCTGCTCAATCAGCGCTCAGGGATGGCACCGCCGCCTCTATGGTTTTGCACCCTCTGGACATGGCCGAAAAGTTGCTTGGTATGGGCGCTCTGAAGCCAAGAAAGTGGCAACTGATGCGCGGTGAGGCCCTTCTCAAGATGGGCGACGTCAACTCTCTCGGTGAGGCCCAGAACATCGCCATGTCCCTGCTCCGCAACAACAGCCGGGATCCTGAGGCTCTTGTTCTGCGTGGACGTGCTTTGTATGCCACTGGCGAGAACGACAAGGCTGTCCAGCATTTCCGGCAGGCGCTAAACTGCGATCCCGACTTCAGGGACGCTATCAAGTGGCTCCGTGTGGTCCAGAAACTCGACaggatgaaggaggagggtaacAGCGAGTACAAGGCCGGCAGGTGGCAGTCTGCTTTCGATCTCTACACCAAGGCTTTGGAGGTTGACCccgccaacaagggcaccaACTCCAAGCTGTACCAAAACCGGGCATTGTGCCGTATCAAGCTCAAGCAGTACGATGAGGCCATTGCCGACTGTGAGAAGGCTGTCAGCCTCGACCCTTCGTATCTGAAGGCCCGCAAGACCAAGGCCAACGCTTTGGGGCTGGCCGAGAAGTGGGAGGCGGCTGTCCGGGAATGGAAGGCGATCCACGAGCTCGATCCCGAGGACAGAACAGTTGCCAAGGAGGTTAGGAGAGCCGAGCTGGAGCTCAAGAAGTCGCTGCGCAAGGATTACTACAAGATTTTGGGGATCGAGAAGACGGCAACCGAAcaagagatcaagaaggcgtACCGCAAGCTCGCCATTGTTCACCATCCTGACAAGAACCCTGGAGATGCGCAAGCCGAGGCTCGCTTCAAGGACATCAGCGAGGCTTACGAGAACTTGAGTGATCCTCA GAAGCGTGAGCGTTATGACAGCGGCGTTGACCTGCAAGATCCGGCTGACATGttcggcggtggcggcggtatGCACGGCGGCATTGACCCCGAGATTCTCTTCTCCATgatgggcggtggtggtcccTTTGGAggcggcagcggtggtggcttcCCAGGTGGTGGCTTCGCTTTcaacggcggtggcggtcaaCCTCGCGGAGGCAGAGGTGGATTCCCGCACCACTTTCAGTACTCTTGA
- the SAC7 gene encoding GTPase activating protein (GAP) for Rho1p (EggNog:ENOG503NVD5; COG:T; COG:Z) codes for MTSAALPAPHPPVASQQQQQQPSQHHHQHQHHHQHTPSTPAAPTQLSSAVSPPSKRDLKSWWKGFKLPSKHQEANVLLQNIVLEEERRAAHSASANMSPPLPERPKRPEVPKLDAIARILTWRLRRFARGSCPKPLCRAGPKLIVADQARPQGIFGVPLRQSITYANVAISLVDEDGKSYIYGYVPIVVAKCGIFLKERATEIEGIFRLSGSEKRIKELKNIFDSPDRYGKGLVWDGYTVHDAANVLRRYLNDLPEPVVPLDLYEKFREPLRGATRPGAGEAEGPQFVETFDMDAAIRRYQQLITELPPLNRQLLLYILDLLAVFAAKSDQNRMNSQNLAAIFQPGMLSHPHHAMAPEEYRLNQLVIIFLIENQDHFLIGMQGTGLDEKTAQQVQNPKPPHTPNRKSGVHRSASTASAGAESVRKNGSIRRNKSTSSRRSMASNGAPSPASPAVATTPTGGLNRSNTVPSKKSPALQAGRFGNRGEAVVSPLTPVAPPTTAVIPPPAVLEEVATPEETEANTQLPPAPVPVPVPETTAPSGPRPEHLAVPLPNLAVPGQEKLLEPISPVPEVTTPSKERKLPILFQRIATSDGEGGKPNKLRKKRMPGSANPSAHSSQASLSHSTAASPNTETPNPLETISSGSKLAIPGDAPAEPKSETASDTTPQAPAPPAPQPTVADAETQHHTFLTPNDAENTLKSKKSPPTSLNSSFNESSDMDQVDELTAVTSEVTSPESGEKSQKKRWRLSRKKEDTGPSYPPLSSPRLLGTHSNAETSTTSIGSSGYKGRQSMTGDSLDRAIASGEVSSGEGGGSGGKDKISSWIKNKYREHKENVEQRRAKSPPGGERTVSIGSSLLSSSRGKSLDLKRAEEEGNNVAGSGGVPAPAPPPAVPPLPAAPQQGTNTEPQET; via the exons ATGACGTCCGCCGCACTACCAGCACCACACCCGCCTGTTgcttcccagcagcagcagcagcagccctcccagcatcatcatcaacatcagcaccaccaccagcatacgccctccacccccgcggCTCCCACCCAGCTGTCATCTGCTGTTTCTCCGCCCAGCAAGCGTGATCTCAAGTCTTGGTGGAAAGGTTTCAAACTCCCTTCCAAGCACCAGGAAGCAAATG TCCTGCTCCAGAACATTGTGCTAGAAGAAGAGAGGCGAGCAGCTCATTCAGCAAGTGCAAACATGAGCCCGCCGCTGCCCGAGAGACCGAAGCGACCAGAGGTGCCCAAGTTGGATGCCATCGCCCGCATCCTAACCTGGCGCCTTAGGAGATTCGCGAGAGGATCGTGCCCAAAACCGTTGTGCCGAGCCGGACCGAAACTAATAGTCGCAGACCAAGCCCGTCCCCAAGGCATCTTTGGTGTTCCCCTCCGGCAGAGCATCACGTATGCCAACGTCGCCATCTCGCTCGTCGACGAGGACGGCAAGAGCTACATCTATGGTTATGTGCCGATCGTGGTAGCAAAATGTGGTATTTTCTTGAAGGAGAGAG CCACTGAAATTGAGGGCATCTTTCGCCTCAGCGGGTCTGAGAAGCGAatcaaggagctcaagaacaTCTTTGACTCGCCCGATAGGTACGGCAAAGGTCTCGTCTGGGACGGCTACACGGTTCACGACGCCGCCAACGTGCTTCGCCGATACCTGAACGATCTCCCCGAGCCGGTCGTGCCCCTGGATCTTTACGAGAAATTCCGGGAACCTCTGAGAGGGGCCACGAGGCCGGGCGCCGGTGAGGCCGAAGGGCCGCAATTCGTCGAGACGTTCGATATGGACGCCGCCATCAGGAGGTACCAACAGCTCATTACGGAATTACCGCCCCTCAACCGCCAGCTTCTGTTGTACATCCTGGATTTGCTTGCGGTCTTTGCGGCCAAGTCGGACCAGAACAGGATGAATTCGCAGAATCTGGCTGCCATCTTTCAACCCGGCATGctttctcatcctcaccatgCGATGGCGCCTGAAGAGTACCGGCTGAACCAACTCGTCATCATTTTCCTCATCGAAAACCAGGATCATTTCCTCATTGGCATGCAAGGCACAGGATTGGACGAGAAGACGGCTCAGCAAGTGCAGAACCCCAAGCCTCCGCATACTCCCAACAGGAAGTCTGGGGTTCATCGGTCTGCTTCGACCGCGAGCGCCGGAGCCGAGAGCGTCCGAAAGAATGGGTCGATTCGTAGGAACAAGTCGACCTCTTCAAGACGTTCCATGGCCTCCAACGGCGCCCCGAGTCCCGCGAGCCCAGCTGTTGCCACCACTCCGACCGGTGGACTCAACAGGAGCAACACTGTCCCATCAAAGAAGTCCCCAGCACTGCAGGCTGGCAGGTTTGGTAATCGCGGAGAGGCAGTTGTCAGTCCACTGACGCCGGTGGCTCCTCCTACCACCGCAGTCATACCTCCCCCAGCAGTGTTAGAAGAAGTTGCTACGCCGGAAGAGACGGAAGCAAACACGCAATTACCGCCAGCGCCGGTACCGGTACCGGTACCGGAAACCACGGCACCAAGCGGGCCACGACCCGAACATCTAGCCGTCCCGCTACCAAACCTGGCTGTGCCAGGTCAGGAGAAGTTGCTCGAGCCCATCTCCCCTGTTCCTGAAGTCACGACACCATCCAAGGAACGGAAGCTGCCAATTTTGTTCCAACGGATTGCCACAAGCGACGGTGAAGGCGGAAAGCCAAACAAgctgaggaagaaaaggatgCCAGGTAGCGCCAACCCCAGCGCACACAGCTCACAAGCATCACTGTCGCACTCCACAGCCGCGTCACCAAACACCGAAACACCCAATCCTCTAGAGACAATCTCTTCTGGGTCCAAGCTTGCCATTCCGGGAGATGCTCCAGCTGAGCCAAAGTCGGAAACAGCATCTGACACGACGCCACAGGCGCCAgcacctccagcacctcaGCCTACGGTTGCCGATGCAGAAACTCAACACCACACTTTTTTGACGCCCAACGATGCAGAAAACACCTTGAAATCGAAAAAGTCCCCGCCGACGTCACTGAACAGCTCGTTCAACGAGAGCTCGGACATGGACCAGGTGGATGAGCTGACGGCTGTGACGTCAGAAGTGACCAGTCCTGAGTCGGGAGAAAAGAGCCAAAAGAAGAGATGGCGTCTGTCACGGAAAAAGGAGGACACGGGCCCGTCTTACCCCCCGCTATCCTCTCCCCGGCTGCTCGGAACGCATTCCAACGCCGAAACCAGCACCACGTCGATCGGAAGCTCGGGCTACAAGGGGAGGCAGAGCATGACGGGCGACTCCCTCGATCGGGCCATTGCCAGCGGCGAAGTGTCTTCAGGCGAAGGCGGGGGAAGTGGTGGTAAAGATAAGATCTCGAGCTGGATCAAGAACAAGTACCGTGAGCACAAGGAAAATGTCGAGCAGCGCAGGGCCAAGTCGCCGCCTGGTGGCGAGAGGACGGTTTCGATTGGTTCCAGCCTTTTGTCGTCTTCGAGAGGGAAGAGTCTGGATCTTAAgcgggcagaggaggagggtaacAACGTGGCTGGCAGCGGCGGCGTCCCCgctccggctcctcctccggctgTTCCCCCGTTGCCGGCGGCACCACAGCAGGGTACGAATACGGAACCGCAAGAGACGTAG